Proteins encoded in a region of the Vanessa atalanta chromosome 23, ilVanAtal1.2, whole genome shotgun sequence genome:
- the LOC125073041 gene encoding myrosinase 1-like — protein sequence MYTVILVLITVSGIHGWTDTKVRRFRDDFLFGVATSAYQVEGAWDVDDKGENIWDRFLHEHPGVIADGRNGDVACDSYYNYQRDVEMLRELGVDHYRFSISWSRILPTGFSNEINEKGIEYYDSLIDELIKYNIEPMVTLFHFDLPQNLQDLGGWANPLSVEWFEDYAKIVFEKFGHKVKYWITMNQPNSICVDGYGGIEFAPAVGSSGVADYLCIKNVLLAHAKAYRLYQTEYKTKYKGSVGISLSLNWADSVDNKTENVESTDLFREFSIGLYMNPIWSKEGDFPAVVKKRVLQKSIEQGYRKSRLPELNSEEIKLLKGSADFLGANHYTTYFVKKAEKRLPSPSIDDDIGVELSQPSDWKTSQSSWLRSAPYGLYKMSLHINKVYDYPPVFITEHGWSTTKGLKDSSRVKNLRNYFNALLLAIEDGTDVKGYTAWSLMDNVEWTAGTSERFGLYEVNFESKEKTRKARLSALVYKRLIEQRIVEEDWKPDNLNISITNRKKYAKVEL from the exons ACAAAGGCGAAAATATTTGGGACAGGTTCCTGCACGAGCACCCTGGTGTGATCGCTGATGGTAGGAACGGAGATGTTGCCTGTGACTCCTACTACAACTACCAAAGGGACGTGGAGATGCTCAGAGAACTTGGGGTTGATCATTACAGATTTTCTATATCTTGGAGCAGAATACTTCCcactg GTTTCTCCAACGAAATTAATGAAAAAGGTATCGAATATTACGACAGTTTGATAGACGAACTCATCAAATACAATATAGAACCAATGGTCACGTTATTCCACTTCGATTTGCCGCAAAACCTCCAAGATTTGGGAGGCTGGGCCAACCCTCTCTCCGTGGAATGGTTCGAAGATTACGCTAAGATTGTTTTCGAAAAGTTTGGCCACAAGGTCAAATATTGGATAACAATGAACCAACCCAACTCGATATGCGTGGACGGATATGGAGGGATTGAATTTGCTCCAGCGGTTGGGTCCAGTGGTGTTGCAGATTATTTGTGCATTAAGAATGTTTTACTGGCGCACGCGAAAGCGTATCGATTGTACCAAACGGAATATAAAACCAAATACAAAG GTTCCGTGGGCATATCTTTATCTTTGAACTGGGCTGACTCAGTCgataataaaactgaaaatgtGGAATCCACTGATTTGTTCAGAGAGTTTTCG ATCGGCTTGTACATGAATCCGATATGGTCGAAAGAAGGGGATTTCCCGGCTGTAGTCAAAAAGCGAGTCTTGCAAAAAAGTATTGAACAGGGTTACCGTAAGTCTAGGCTGCCGGAATTAAACTCAGAAGAGATAAAGCTTTTGAAAG GGTCAGCAGACTTCTTAGGAGCAAACCATTACACAACGTATTTTGTAAAGAAAGCAGAGAAGCGTCTTCCATCTCCCTCTATCGATGACGACATCGGTGTCGAGCTCAGTCAACCATCGGATTGGAAAACTTCGCAATCGAGTTGGTTAAgg AGCGCACCCTATGGACTATACAAGATGAGTCTACACATAAACAAAGTGTACGATTACCCACCCGTGTTCATCACGGAACACGGCTGGTCCACGACGAAGGGTCTGAAGGATTCATCCAGAGTTAAAAACTTGAGGAACTATTTCAATGCCCTCCTCTTAGCCATTGAAGACGGTACTGACGTGAAGGGTTACACGGCGTGGAGTCTGATGGACAATGTCGAATGGACCGCTGGTACCAG CGAACGTTTCGGATTGTATGAAGTGAACTTCGAATCTAAAGAGAAAACGAGAAAAGCAAGACTGTCAGCACTAGTTTATAAAAGACTTATAGAACAACGAATTGTGGAAGAAGACTGGAAACCAGATAATCTGAATATTTCTATAACGAACAGgaaaaaatatgcaaaagtagaattataa